The Carassius auratus strain Wakin chromosome 27, ASM336829v1, whole genome shotgun sequence genome includes a region encoding these proteins:
- the npc1 gene encoding NPC intracellular cholesterol transporter 1 has protein sequence MKVIIEKGSGVRGAMLLTWRKQFFCLLWTIILLSQWVHGQHCIWYGECGNSTKIPEKKLNCNYTGPPIPLSDQEGQDLLKELCPGLVYEDNKVCCDTQQLRTLRNNIQIPLQYLDRCPACFFNFMTLFCELTCSPRQSDFLNTTDTSPFNQSTTNVLELSYYISLTFANAMYNACKDVQAPSTNIKALNVLCGREASKCTPQNWIKYMFNIENGQVPFAIDPFFSDVPVKGFNPMNNATFNCTQSLDDGSGPCSCQDCSEACGPTPVPPSPLPPWIILGMDAMAVIMWCSYIAFLLIFFGIVLGAWCYRRRMITSEYGPILDSNHSHSINSDGTDFLGDATCCETLGERFENCLRVLFSSWGSMCVRHPLTVILTSVVLVSICSAGLTYMRITTNPVELWSSPSSRARQEKDYFDQHFGPFFRTEQLIITTPVNASFVFSPTLGPDIPFTSILNITILRQVLDLQTEITNLTAEYKGETVTLKDICVSPLAPYNDNCTILSVLNYFQNSHEVLNHKNADDFFVYFDYHTHFMYCVSSPTSLDDTSTFHDACMGTFGGPVFPWLALGGYEGNNYNNATALVITFPVNNYLNDTEKLGKALAWEKAFIDFVKNYDNPNLTISFSAERSIEDEIDRESSSDVTTIVISYVIMFVYISLALGHINSFWTVLVDSKVSLGIAGILIVLSSVACSLGIFSYIGIPLTLIVIEVIPFLVLAVGVDNIFIIVQTYQRDERMPEEELHQQIGRILGEVAPSMFLSSFSETVAFFLGGLSSMPAVRTFSLFAGLAVFIDFLLQISCFVSLLGLDIKRQEANRPDIFCCVKFPEGQREKSEGCLFRFFKKIYAPFILKDWVRPLVVAVFVGMLSFSIAVVNKVEIGLDQKLSMPDDSYVLDYFGNLSEYLHTGAPVYFVVEDGHDYKTSEGQNAVCGGVGCNNNSLVQQIYTASLLKNYTKISNAPSSWLDDYFDWVKPQSSCCRYFNTTGAFCNASVVDKSCVHCRPLTSLGKKNPNGTEFMHFLPMFLSDIPNIKCGKGGHAAYSTALDLLENNTDVGATYFMSYHSILKTSSDFIDALKMARELTDNITQAIGPQNKTYSVFPYSVFYVFYEQYLTIVYDAAFNLGISLMAIFVVSTVLLGFELWSAVLVCFTIAMILVNMFGVMWLWGISLNAVSLVNLVMCCGISVEFCSHIVRAFSVSTRSSRVDRAEEALAHMGSSVFSGITLTKFGGILILALSKSQIFQIFYFRMYLSIVLLGATHGLIFLPVLLSYAGPSANKAKVMAARKRVVGTEREQLIY, from the exons GAGCTGTGCCCAGGACTGGTCTATGAGGACAACAAAGTTTGCTGTGACACCCAACAGCTCAGGACACTGAGAAACAATATTCAGATCCCCCTTCAGTACCTGGACAG GTGTCCGGCATGTTTCTTCAACTTCATGACCCTGTTCTGTGAACTTACCTGCAGTCCCAGACAGAGTGATTTCCTCAATACAACAGACACGTCTCCATTTAACCAAAGCACAACTAATGTGCTTGAGCTGTCCTACTATATCAGCCTGACCTTTGCCAATG CCATGTATAACGCCTGCAAGGACGTTCAGGCCCCCTCCACTAATATCAAAGCCCTCAATGTCCTGTGCGGGAGAGAAGCTAGCAAGTGTACTCCCCAAAACTGGATCAAGTACATGTTCAATATTGAGAATGGCCAAGTCCCCTTCGCTATTGACCCGTTTTTCtcag ATGTACCCGTCAAAGGTTTTAATCCAATGAACAACGCGACGTTTAACTGTACTCAGTCTCTGGATGATGGCTCGGGGCCCTGCTCATGTCAGGACTGCAGTGAAGCGTGTGGCCCCACACCCGTGCCCCCCTCACCCCTTCCACCCTGGATTATCCTTGGCATGGACGCCATGGCCGTCATCATGTGGTGTTCTTATATAGCCTTCCTCCTCATCTTCTTTGGAATTGTGCTGGGGGCATGGTGTTACAG GAGAAGGATGATCACATCTGAGTATGGCCCGATTCTTGATAGCAACCACTCCCACTCCATAAACTCTGATGGCACAGATTTCTTAG GTGATGCTACGTGCTGCGAGACACTGGGCGAGCGTTTTGAGAACTGTCTCCGGGTTCTCTTCAGCAGCTGGGGCTCCATGTGTGTGCGTCACCCCTTAACCGTGATCCTGACCAGCGTGGTGCTGGTGTCGATCTGCTCGGCCGGACTGACCTACATGCGCATCACAACCAACCCGGTGGAGCTCTGGTCGTCTCCCAGCAGTAGGGCCAGGCAGGAGAAGGACTATTTCGACCAGCACTTTGGGCCATTTTTCCGCACTGAGCAGCTCATCATCACCACCCCGGTGAATGCATCATTCGTTTTTTCACCCACCTTGGGACCAGACATCCCCTTCACCTCGATTCTGAACATAACAATCCTCCGTCAG GTGTTGGATCTTCAGACAGAAATTACAAACCTAACAGCTGAATACAAGGGAGAGACGGTTACTCTTAAAGACATCTGTGTTTCTCCACTGGCTCCTTACAATGACAACTGTACCATCCTAAGTGTGTTAAACTACTTCCAGAACAGCCATGAAGTCCTGAATCATAAGAATGCTGATGATTTCTTTGTCTACTTTGACTACCACACTCACTTTATGTATTGTGTCAG ctcTCCCACGTCCCTGGATGACACAAGCACCTTCCATGATGCCTGCATGGGTACATTTGGAGGACCAGTTTTCCCCTGGCTTGCTCTTGGTGGATATGAAG GAAATAATTACAACAACGCCACAGCTCTAGTGATCACCTTTCCTGTCAACAACTACCTGAATGACACAGAAAAACTAGGCAAAGCTTTAGCATGGGAGAAAGC GTTTATCGACTTTGTGAAGAACTATGACAACCCCAACCTTACCATCTCATTCAGTGCGGAGCGCAGCATTGAGGATGAGATCGACCGCGAGAGCAGCAGTGATGTCACCACCATCGTGATCAGCTACGTCATCATGTTTGTCTACATCTCACTGGCTCTGGGACACATTAACAGCTTCTGGACAGTGCTG GTGGACTCTAAGGTCTCTCTGGGTATCGCCGGTATCCTGATCGTGTTGAGTTCAGTCGCATGTTCGCTGGGTATCTTCAGCTACATCGGCATCCCTCTAACTCTTATTGTCATTGAGGTCATTCCCTTCCTCGTGCTGGCTGTGGGCGTGGACAACATCTTCATCATTGTACAAACCTACCAG agGGATGAGCGGATGCCTGAAGAGGAGCTTCATCAGCAGATTGGACGTATCCTCGGAGAGGTGGCTCCCAGCATgttcctctcttccttctctgagACCGTTGCTTTCTTTTTAG GTGGTCTGTCTAGCATGCCTGCAGTGAGGACGTTCTCTCTATTCGCTGGTCTGGCCGTCTTCATTGACTTCCTTCTGCAGATCAGCTGCTTTGTGTCTCTGCTCGGCCTGGACATCAAAAGACAAGAG GCAAATCGTCCAGATATATTTTGCTGTGTGAAGTTTCCTGAGGGACAGCGCGAAAAGTCAGAAGGTTGTCTGTTCCGCTTTTTTAAGAAGATATATGCTCCTTTCATCTTGAAGGATTGGGTGCGCCCCCTGGTG GTTGCTGTGTTTGTGGGAATGCTGTCATTTAGCATAGCCGTTGTTAATAAAGTGGAGATTGGACTTGATCAGAAATTGTCCATGCCTGAT GACTCCTATGTGCTGGATTATTTCGGGAATCTGAGCGAGTACCTGCACACTGGGGCGCCAGTTTACTTTGTGGTAGAGGACGGACATGACTACAAAACCTCAGAGGGTCAGAACGCGGTGTGTGGCGGAGTGGGCTGCAACAACAACTCTCTAGTCCAGCAAATTTATACCGCATCGCTCTTGAAAAACTA TACTAAGATCAGCAACGCTCCATCGTCCTGGCTGGATGACTACTTTGACTGGGTGAAGCCGCAGTCCTCCTGCTGCAGATATTTTAACACCACCGGAGCGTTCTGCAATGCTTCAG TGGTGGATAAGAGCTGTGTTCACTGCAGACCTTTGACCTCTTTGGGGAAAAAGAACCCTAATGGTACTGAATTCATGCACTTCCTCCCCATGTTTCTCTCAGACATCCCAAATATCAAGTGTGGAAAAGG TGGTCATGCTGCATACAGCACTGCTTTGGATCTCCTCGAGAACAACACTGACGTAGGTGCCACCTACTTCATGAGCTATCACAGCATCTTGAAAACATCTTCTGACTTCATTGATGCCTTGAAGATGGCGCGAGAGCTTACCGACAACATCACCCAGGCCATCGGCCCACAAAACAAGACTTACAGTGTCTTTCCTTACAG CGTATTCTACGTCTTCTACGAACAGTATCTCACGATCGTCTATGACGCTGCCTTTAACCTTGGTATTTCGTTGATGGCCATCTTTGTGGTGTCTACGGTGCTTTTGGGCTTTGAGCTGTGGTCGGCTGTGCTGGTGTGCTTCACCATTGCTATGATCCTGGTCAACATGTTCGGAGTCATGTGGCTGTGGGGTATCAGCCTCAACGCGGTCTCATTGGTCAACCTTGTCATG TGTTGTGGCATATCGGTGGAGTTCTGCAGTCATATAGTGAGGGCTTTCTCTGTCAGTACCAGGAGCTCGAGGGTGGATCGCGCAGAGGAGGCGCTGGCACACATGGGCAGCTCT GTGTTCAGTGGCATCACCCTCACTAAATTCGGTGGGATCCTGATTCTCGCCCTATCCAAATCCCAGATCTTCCAGATTTTCTACTTCCGCATGTATCTCTCAATAGTCCTGCTAGGAGCCACTCACGGCCTCATCTTTCTGCCCGTATTACTCAGTTATGCAG GCCCATCGGCAAATAAGGCAAAAGTCATGGCTGCTCGAAAAAGGGTTGTGGGTACAGAGAGAGAGCAGCTTATCTACTAA